A stretch of the Archangium violaceum genome encodes the following:
- a CDS encoding POT family MFS transporter, which produces MASTPGATTRDRFPPQIPFIIGNEACERFSFYGMRNILTVFLIDYLLRNAVPDEGARSAQAKSLMHLFMAGVYFFPLMGGYLADRWLGKYKVILSLSLVYCLGHACLALFETNPTGFYTGLVLISVGSGGIKPCVSAMVGDQFNASNKHLVKKVFAIFYWTINFGSFFASLLIPLTLKHLGPAVAFGIPGILMFIATIIFWAGRRHYVVVPPTGPNPHSFLKVVASALRHRKPGAHWLDGATKEHPAEAVEGAKAVLRISTLLLPTIPFFWMLFDQKASTWVIQARAMDPQVGPVTFQPSQMQFINPALVMILIPVLVGVVYPAFQRSGWELTPLRRMPLGLAVGAFSYAIAGYYQVLIEQGSTLNIAWQLLPYIVLTLSEILVSTTGLEFAYTQAPREMKGIIQSLWLLTTTLANVAVAIAAALNVFTGAGQFFFYGGLALLAAVAMALMARNYQVRDYYQEDTTGPVPDRAQPPATTVGEQKAL; this is translated from the coding sequence ATGGCCAGCACGCCCGGCGCCACGACCCGCGACCGCTTCCCGCCGCAGATTCCCTTCATCATCGGCAACGAAGCCTGTGAGCGCTTCAGCTTCTACGGGATGAGGAACATCCTCACGGTGTTCCTCATCGACTACCTGCTGCGCAACGCCGTCCCCGACGAGGGCGCCCGCTCCGCCCAGGCCAAGAGCCTGATGCACCTCTTCATGGCGGGCGTGTACTTCTTCCCGTTGATGGGCGGCTACCTCGCGGACCGGTGGCTCGGGAAGTACAAGGTCATCCTCTCGCTGAGCCTGGTGTACTGCCTGGGCCACGCGTGCCTGGCCCTCTTCGAGACGAATCCCACGGGCTTCTACACGGGCCTGGTCCTCATCTCCGTGGGCAGCGGCGGCATCAAGCCGTGCGTGAGCGCCATGGTGGGGGACCAGTTCAACGCGTCCAACAAGCACCTGGTGAAGAAGGTCTTCGCCATCTTCTACTGGACCATCAACTTCGGGTCCTTCTTCGCCTCGCTGCTCATCCCCCTGACGCTCAAGCACCTGGGGCCCGCCGTGGCGTTCGGCATCCCCGGCATCCTGATGTTCATCGCCACCATCATCTTCTGGGCGGGCCGCCGGCACTACGTCGTGGTGCCCCCCACCGGCCCCAACCCCCACTCCTTCCTCAAGGTGGTGGCCTCGGCGCTCCGCCACCGCAAGCCCGGCGCGCACTGGCTCGACGGCGCCACGAAGGAGCACCCCGCCGAGGCCGTGGAGGGCGCCAAGGCCGTCCTCCGCATCAGCACCCTGCTGCTGCCCACCATCCCGTTCTTCTGGATGCTCTTCGACCAGAAGGCCTCCACGTGGGTCATCCAGGCGCGCGCCATGGATCCGCAGGTCGGCCCCGTCACCTTCCAGCCGAGCCAGATGCAGTTCATCAACCCGGCCCTGGTGATGATCCTCATCCCCGTCCTCGTGGGCGTGGTGTACCCCGCATTCCAGCGCTCGGGCTGGGAGCTCACCCCGCTGCGCCGCATGCCGCTGGGGCTCGCCGTGGGCGCGTTCTCGTACGCCATCGCCGGCTACTACCAGGTGCTCATCGAGCAGGGCTCCACGCTCAACATCGCCTGGCAGTTGCTGCCCTACATCGTCCTGACGCTGTCGGAGATCCTCGTCTCCACCACCGGCCTCGAGTTCGCCTACACCCAGGCCCCGCGCGAGATGAAGGGCATCATCCAGAGCCTCTGGCTGCTCACCACCACGCTGGCCAACGTGGCCGTGGCCATCGCCGCCGCGCTCAACGTCTTCACCGGCGCCGGCCAGTTCTTCTTCTACGGAGGCCTGGCGCTCCTGGCCGCCGTGGCCATGGCCCTCATGGCGCGCAACTACCAGGTCCGCGACTACTACCAGGAGGACACCACCGGTCCCGTCCCCGACCGAGCCCAGCCTCCCGCCACGACCGTGGGCGAGCAGAAGGCACTGTAG
- a CDS encoding peptide MFS transporter, protein MAQSTAAPAPTRGHPKGLYLLFTTEMWERMSYYGMRALLVLYMVGATNEGGFGWSQAKALQIFGIYTGLVYATPVFGGLLADRYLGQRLSVTLGGILMMLGQFVLAMPGNSESLFYTGLGLLVVGNGFFKPNISTMVGGLYAPGDPRRDGAFTIFYIGINVGAFLASAVCGTLGEKFGWMYGFGSAGVGMGLGVLVFLALGKRLLGNVGLAPRPVERKVGASEAPAVALTREERDRVIVILVLALFVVFFWAAFEQAGGLMNLYTDAKVDRGVFGWEVPTTWFQAVNPLFIMLLGPIFAEMWTGLGRRSKDPSIPAKMAMGLLLVSFGFVFMLGASKQSEAAGKAALMWVVAAYFFHTAGELCLSPVGLSMVTKLAPTRFASLLMGVWFIANAVANYLAGLIGGYAEQLGEFNLFLAITIATAVAGAVLLALAPLLKRMMHGADEMNPAAAEQSASDSEQVKPQVA, encoded by the coding sequence ATGGCACAGAGCACGGCCGCGCCGGCCCCCACCCGGGGTCATCCCAAGGGCCTTTACCTGCTGTTCACCACCGAGATGTGGGAGCGCATGAGCTATTACGGCATGCGCGCCCTGCTGGTGCTCTACATGGTGGGCGCCACCAACGAGGGCGGGTTTGGTTGGAGCCAGGCCAAGGCGCTGCAGATCTTCGGCATCTACACGGGCCTCGTGTACGCCACGCCCGTGTTCGGCGGCCTCCTCGCGGACCGTTACCTGGGGCAGCGGCTGTCGGTCACGCTCGGCGGCATCCTGATGATGTTGGGCCAGTTCGTCCTGGCCATGCCTGGCAACTCGGAGTCGCTCTTCTACACGGGCCTGGGCCTGTTGGTGGTGGGCAACGGCTTCTTCAAGCCGAACATCTCCACCATGGTGGGCGGGCTGTACGCGCCCGGTGATCCGCGCCGGGATGGTGCCTTCACCATCTTCTATATCGGCATCAACGTGGGCGCGTTCCTGGCCTCGGCGGTGTGCGGCACGCTGGGCGAGAAGTTCGGCTGGATGTATGGCTTTGGCTCCGCGGGCGTGGGCATGGGACTGGGCGTGCTCGTCTTCCTGGCCCTGGGCAAGCGCCTGCTGGGCAACGTGGGCCTGGCGCCGAGGCCGGTGGAGCGCAAGGTGGGCGCGTCCGAGGCTCCCGCAGTGGCCCTCACCCGTGAGGAGAGGGATCGCGTCATCGTCATCCTCGTGCTGGCGCTCTTCGTCGTCTTCTTCTGGGCGGCCTTCGAGCAGGCCGGTGGCCTGATGAACCTCTACACGGACGCCAAGGTGGACCGGGGCGTGTTCGGCTGGGAGGTGCCCACCACCTGGTTCCAGGCCGTGAACCCGCTCTTCATCATGCTGCTGGGCCCCATCTTCGCGGAGATGTGGACGGGGCTGGGCCGGCGGAGCAAGGACCCCTCCATCCCGGCGAAGATGGCCATGGGCCTGCTGCTGGTGTCGTTCGGCTTCGTGTTCATGCTGGGCGCTTCCAAGCAGAGCGAGGCGGCGGGCAAGGCGGCGCTGATGTGGGTGGTGGCGGCCTACTTCTTCCACACGGCGGGCGAGCTGTGCCTGTCGCCGGTGGGCCTCTCCATGGTGACGAAGCTGGCGCCGACGCGGTTCGCCTCGCTGCTGATGGGCGTGTGGTTCATCGCCAACGCGGTGGCCAACTACCTGGCGGGCCTCATCGGCGGCTATGCCGAGCAGCTGGGCGAGTTCAACCTCTTCCTGGCCATCACCATCGCCACCGCCGTGGCGGGCGCGGTACTGCTGGCCCTGGCGCCGCTGCTCAAGCGGATGATGCACGGCGCGGACGAGATGAATCCCGCGGCGGCCGAGCAGTCGGCCTCCGATTCGGAGCAGGTCAAGCCCCAGGTGGCCTGA
- a CDS encoding patatin-like phospholipase family protein — protein MTMMTGLKTGLVLGGGAARGAYEAGVLSYLREELEPELGRELRLDILVGTSVGALHACYLAATSDQPARQGRGMRAHWTGMKVEEVLRFGVGDVFRILREALGKPAPHPRDIQYGGLVDPRGLRAIVSRGIPWLGIGRNVRRGHLEALAVSTTHVGSGRATVFVQRRDGGIPSWGNDPSYQAEVARIGPTHALASAAIPVVFPAVRLRGQLHVDGGLRLNVPLSPALRLGAQRVIVVSLRHEAVRARKPEPARSSSEQEREQALATAPFLAGKMLNTLMMDRTDQDLGRLRRLNAILEAGTLAYGPGFAQTLSGVLEPHRSQPLRYVRELLVRPSRDIGALAAEYVRTPEFRRRSSGLAHKAILRLVDRDASHEADLASYLLFDGGFADILIELGRQDARALRSEWLRFWSDEPQTVAEMATRPPTASAA, from the coding sequence ATGACCATGATGACCGGGCTGAAGACAGGTCTGGTGTTGGGCGGAGGTGCCGCACGAGGGGCCTACGAGGCCGGGGTGCTCTCCTATCTTCGAGAGGAACTGGAGCCGGAGCTCGGCCGGGAGCTGAGACTGGACATCCTGGTGGGCACCTCGGTGGGGGCCCTCCATGCCTGCTACCTCGCCGCGACGAGCGACCAGCCAGCCCGCCAGGGCCGGGGCATGCGGGCGCACTGGACGGGGATGAAGGTGGAGGAGGTGCTCCGGTTCGGAGTGGGAGACGTCTTCCGCATCCTGCGTGAGGCTTTGGGCAAGCCGGCGCCCCATCCGCGAGACATCCAGTACGGCGGGCTGGTGGATCCGCGTGGGCTGAGGGCCATCGTGAGCCGGGGCATTCCCTGGTTGGGGATCGGCCGCAACGTGCGCAGGGGCCACCTCGAGGCGCTCGCGGTGAGCACCACGCACGTGGGCAGCGGACGGGCCACGGTGTTCGTCCAGCGTCGCGATGGGGGAATCCCTTCCTGGGGGAACGATCCCTCCTACCAGGCCGAGGTCGCGCGCATCGGCCCCACCCACGCGCTGGCCTCGGCCGCCATTCCGGTCGTCTTCCCGGCGGTGCGTCTGCGGGGCCAATTGCACGTGGACGGAGGGCTGCGGCTGAACGTTCCGCTCAGCCCCGCGCTGCGGCTGGGCGCCCAGCGCGTCATCGTCGTCTCCTTGCGACACGAGGCGGTCCGCGCGCGGAAGCCGGAACCAGCGCGGTCGAGCAGTGAGCAGGAACGTGAGCAGGCCCTCGCGACCGCGCCCTTCCTCGCGGGCAAGATGCTCAACACGCTGATGATGGACCGCACGGACCAGGACCTGGGCCGGCTGCGGAGGCTCAACGCCATCCTCGAGGCGGGGACGTTGGCCTACGGGCCGGGCTTCGCGCAGACGCTCAGCGGGGTGCTGGAGCCCCACCGCAGCCAACCGCTGCGCTACGTGCGGGAGCTGCTGGTTCGGCCCTCGAGGGACATCGGCGCGCTGGCCGCCGAGTACGTCCGCACGCCCGAGTTCCGTCGCCGCAGCTCGGGTCTGGCACACAAGGCGATCCTCCGGCTGGTGGATCGGGATGCCTCGCACGAGGCGGACCTGGCGTCCTACCTGCTCTTCGATGGTGGCTTCGCGGACATCCTCATCGAGCTGGGGCGGCAGGATGCCCGGGCGCTGCGCTCGGAGTGGTTGCGCTTCTGGTCGGACGAGCCGCAGACGGTGGCGGAGATGGCCACCCGGCCTCCCACGGCGAGCGCGGCCTGA
- a CDS encoding DUF6544 family protein has protein sequence MDERSARAELTYKGITVGGTFHFNDADEMVRFDTNDRWQDGEPPRKIPWSAHLEDYRVAGGIRYATRVSATWHEPAGDLTYVTGTIESLEFNVKD, from the coding sequence GTGGATGAGCGGAGCGCGAGAGCGGAGCTCACCTACAAAGGCATCACGGTGGGCGGCACCTTCCACTTCAACGACGCCGACGAGATGGTCCGGTTCGACACGAACGACCGGTGGCAGGATGGCGAGCCCCCGAGGAAGATTCCCTGGTCGGCCCACCTCGAGGACTATCGCGTGGCTGGAGGAATCCGGTATGCCACCCGCGTCAGCGCGACCTGGCACGAGCCGGCCGGCGACCTGACCTACGTCACGGGCACGATCGAGTCGCTCGAGTTCAACGTGAAGGACTGA
- a CDS encoding TonB-dependent receptor yields the protein MHLKRMHRTTGVVLVASLTSGVAAHADSAIVGTVLNVETKEPVPDVVVSATSPNVQGEQVVVTDPEGHYRIPELPPGVYTLRFEREMFETSSRAELTLLPDQTLQVDVELPPGDTSDDYGCGPPPVDVESSGTGLSVYERAIPSIPLNLATGRFSATRSFEGLAGLDPGARSDAYGVSINGSSPFENAYRVDGLSTNDPIRGLNALPLSIEFIQEVDVRSGGYMAEYGRATGGILHARTRSGTNELHGSVFGNWAPGVLGGTPTPVHAPGLTISGRNVLVNQGDFGATLGGPILKDRLWFFAGVVPELSSVEHTRELHARVPGQDDSVRRLIPGTSRTFFADERGMQAMGKLTYRIDPNHFVSLSAITTPTRSGGTDRLTVDPLTGEVREVINSQPLALETRELAGNTTTAALHYAGSSMDHGLFLDANLGWSLQTASSRPSDNPGAGPSSGETYAGPVTGVEIVPDAERYCGATPAEQLQNCAVQDYDIGGTGRVDFDRVDRYQGNVQVTWPLTLGGLHLLKAGADAEHLAYERERGGAGASYTSNLLGGFVRDSWTIGKGPVTLNAGIRYDSQWVYTEEGRLAVALRHQLSPRVGLLVAAPLRNGWMRLFAHYAKYHGQMPFELANLGGLEAPGVSELVPTSSSELLAGIEYEVLRDTLLSATYTHRSLDSVIENLSRDDGSSFFLGNPGSGAARDFPKAERTHDAAAVALRHAFSDGWFAQASYTWSRLYGNQGALFQNPMGLLPEDRTHSVKAFGSRELFLVRKYLSLNLGLAYQGRSGTPIVLPRGETGERTPWVHSIDPHLEVRYRLRRDNVVSLSLDVFNLFNFQEVTRVDERQALPLQYQTPRRVRFGLRYSF from the coding sequence ATGCACCTGAAGCGGATGCACCGGACCACGGGCGTCGTCCTGGTCGCGAGCCTGACATCTGGAGTGGCGGCGCATGCGGACAGCGCCATCGTCGGAACGGTGCTCAACGTCGAGACGAAGGAACCCGTCCCGGACGTGGTCGTGTCCGCGACCTCGCCCAACGTCCAGGGAGAGCAGGTCGTGGTCACGGATCCCGAGGGGCATTATCGCATCCCCGAGCTCCCTCCGGGCGTCTACACCCTGCGGTTCGAGCGAGAGATGTTCGAGACGTCCTCTCGCGCGGAGCTCACGCTGCTCCCGGACCAGACCCTCCAGGTGGATGTGGAGCTCCCTCCGGGTGACACCTCGGACGATTATGGGTGCGGGCCGCCACCCGTCGACGTGGAGTCCTCGGGCACGGGCTTGAGCGTCTACGAGAGAGCCATTCCCTCCATTCCGCTGAACCTGGCCACCGGAAGGTTCAGCGCGACGCGCTCCTTCGAGGGTCTCGCCGGGCTGGACCCTGGCGCACGGAGCGACGCGTATGGCGTGTCCATCAACGGATCCTCGCCTTTCGAGAACGCATACAGGGTGGACGGCCTCTCCACCAACGACCCGATCCGCGGGCTCAACGCCCTTCCGTTGAGCATCGAGTTCATCCAGGAGGTCGACGTCCGCTCCGGCGGCTACATGGCCGAGTACGGCCGCGCCACGGGAGGCATTCTCCATGCGCGGACCCGATCGGGCACCAACGAGCTCCACGGCTCGGTGTTCGGTAATTGGGCTCCGGGAGTCCTGGGAGGAACGCCCACGCCCGTCCACGCCCCCGGCCTGACCATCTCCGGGCGGAACGTGCTCGTGAACCAGGGCGACTTCGGCGCCACCCTGGGGGGCCCGATCCTGAAGGACAGACTGTGGTTCTTCGCCGGTGTGGTTCCGGAGCTCTCCTCCGTGGAGCACACGCGCGAGCTCCATGCCCGCGTGCCCGGCCAGGACGACTCCGTGCGCAGGCTCATCCCTGGCACCTCGCGGACCTTCTTCGCCGACGAGCGCGGCATGCAGGCAATGGGCAAGCTGACATACCGGATCGACCCGAACCACTTCGTGTCCCTGTCCGCCATCACCACGCCCACCCGCTCGGGCGGCACGGACAGGCTCACCGTGGATCCGCTGACCGGAGAGGTCCGGGAGGTCATCAACTCACAACCCCTTGCCCTGGAAACGCGAGAGCTCGCCGGCAACACCACGACAGCGGCCCTTCACTACGCCGGCTCGTCCATGGACCATGGATTGTTTCTCGACGCCAACCTCGGTTGGTCCCTCCAGACGGCCTCCAGCCGGCCCTCCGACAACCCTGGCGCGGGCCCCTCTTCCGGGGAGACGTACGCGGGCCCCGTGACGGGGGTCGAGATCGTTCCGGACGCGGAACGCTACTGCGGTGCCACCCCCGCCGAGCAACTCCAGAATTGCGCCGTCCAGGACTACGACATCGGCGGCACGGGCCGCGTGGACTTCGACAGGGTGGACCGCTACCAGGGCAACGTCCAGGTCACCTGGCCGCTGACGCTCGGGGGCCTTCACCTGCTCAAGGCAGGGGCGGACGCGGAGCACCTCGCCTACGAGCGGGAGCGAGGCGGAGCCGGCGCCAGCTACACCAGCAACCTCCTCGGGGGATTCGTACGGGACAGCTGGACCATCGGGAAAGGCCCGGTCACGCTGAACGCGGGCATCCGTTACGACTCGCAGTGGGTATACACGGAGGAAGGCCGTCTGGCCGTCGCGCTCCGTCACCAGCTCTCACCGCGCGTGGGTCTTCTGGTCGCGGCTCCGCTGCGCAACGGATGGATGAGGCTCTTCGCCCATTACGCGAAGTACCACGGTCAGATGCCGTTCGAGCTGGCGAACCTCGGTGGCCTGGAAGCGCCCGGCGTCTCCGAGCTGGTCCCGACCTCGTCGAGCGAGCTTCTCGCGGGCATCGAGTACGAGGTTCTACGGGACACCCTCCTGAGCGCGACCTACACCCACCGAAGCCTGGACTCGGTCATCGAGAACCTGAGCCGCGACGATGGCAGCTCCTTCTTCCTGGGCAACCCGGGCTCGGGGGCCGCCCGTGATTTTCCGAAGGCGGAGCGCACTCATGACGCGGCGGCGGTCGCGTTGCGCCATGCCTTCTCGGATGGCTGGTTCGCGCAGGCGAGCTACACCTGGTCACGCCTCTATGGGAATCAAGGCGCCCTGTTCCAGAACCCGATGGGGCTCCTGCCCGAAGACCGCACGCATTCCGTCAAGGCTTTCGGCTCCCGGGAGCTCTTTCTCGTCCGCAAGTATCTGTCATTGAACCTCGGCCTGGCCTACCAGGGCCGCTCGGGTACACCGATCGTGCTGCCCCGTGGCGAGACCGGGGAGAGGACCCCGTGGGTCCACTCCATCGATCCCCACCTCGAGGTGCGCTACCGCCTTCGTCGGGACAACGTGGTGTCCTTGTCCCTGGACGTGTTCAACCTGTTCAACTTCCAGGAGGTGACACGCGTGGATGAGCGCCAGGCCCTCCCGCTCCAATACCAGACGCCGCGCAGGGTGCGCTTCGGCCTCCGGTACTCCTTCTGA